The Aquiluna sp. KACHI24 genome contains a region encoding:
- a CDS encoding Lrp/AsnC family transcriptional regulator, with amino-acid sequence MLSPKNLQYPELDATDLEILKVLSTQGRISNAELASKVGIAQSTCLARVRNLVEGKVISGFSADIDPAALGLELQALISVTLRAGARANLSDFMTQIRSHPQVIQIFFLGGTEDFIVHVAVKNSDEVREFVLAELSNNPAVANTRTNLVFDHFHKGPIA; translated from the coding sequence ATGCTTTCACCGAAGAATCTGCAATACCCAGAGTTAGATGCCACTGACCTCGAGATTTTGAAAGTTCTCTCCACTCAGGGGCGAATCTCTAATGCTGAGCTCGCGAGCAAAGTTGGTATTGCACAATCGACTTGCCTAGCCCGAGTCAGAAACTTGGTCGAGGGCAAAGTGATCAGCGGCTTCTCAGCGGATATCGACCCCGCCGCCCTGGGACTCGAACTGCAAGCGTTGATTTCGGTGACCCTCAGAGCTGGCGCGAGGGCGAATCTGTCGGACTTCATGACCCAGATCCGATCCCACCCGCAGGTAATTCAAATCTTTTTCCTAGGTGGAACCGAAGACTTTATTGTCCACGTCGCGGTGAAGAACTCAGATGAGGTCCGTGAGTTTGTACTCGCGGAGCTGAGCAATAACCCTGCCGTTGCAAACACCAGAACCAACTTGGTCTTCGACCACTTCCACAAGGGTCCGATCGCCTAG